Proteins found in one Sorghum bicolor cultivar BTx623 chromosome 1, Sorghum_bicolor_NCBIv3, whole genome shotgun sequence genomic segment:
- the LOC110433336 gene encoding uncharacterized protein LOC110433336 yields MHGWRDTEGCDGKRRRLVRLMWPAARVEAEAPPSPSTATTPSRFSVLSPRTTSYQLAAVAAQEKECVDSPRPVSPGSFIKDGREIQVGDCALFRAVDVPPFIGLIRWIEKKEEGYPRLRVSWLYRPADIKLNKGIQLNAAPNEIFYSFHQDEASAVSLLHPCKVAFLRKGVELPVGISSFVCWRVYDIDNKCLWWLTDRDYINERQEEVNRLLYRTRLEMHAAVQSDGRSPKRLNGSSASQQLKTSTDGTQNCGLSKGKKKERVEQGIDPAKRDRDRLHVDDSEPGSKLDDIKSEIAKVEKGGLPNTEAVEKLVHLMQLDQTEQRVDLAGRVMLADVIAATESPDCLGRFVQSRGLPVLDSWLQEAHKGKSGDGSSKEADKPIDDLLLALLRALAKLPIDLSALQSCSIGKSVNHLRSHKNLEIQKKAKCLVENWKKRVDAEMKSNDSKPLTGQSASWPGKAGFQEISNTGSKRGGSSEHSPKNAASTVSSLKVLTDKPGGTDAVAKLNHVAYVSSKGQHIQPGNVAANLKDQPCRSTGGSELPTVKEEKSSNSSQSLNNSHSCSSEPSKDARSSTAASGGASKTSGSSSRGHQKATNGLVSGNLKETSVGRCVSLDRSLLPDKSSPTGSASEKGVDMPSDHGNNHRLIVRFPNPGRSPARSASGGSFEDTSVTGGRALSPVVAERHEQSDRRVKMKTENSRPHLTSDVNAESWHSNEIKGTAGSEEGEKSPCAMLDDNSRTPDDSVKDAHASRVVCSASSYMNEKGICSSETKVGNSFSPMNALIEIKYSEANHSLHAGDDTAMDLLASVAGEISKSELVSPSSPRNSSAKKLGCEGDNAGKVKVESDVGPSQDPGPADAKKVVGGKEVKIDSCLAANEEQRQTVPSPELADSKAVGSSVKIEIHEGRAKKCYSQPDSVDSKGENRDACRQGKVEDGCTDKDGAVDSTLGSQCRLVVSSRNSRFVLAGESSLSAADKQAQGLLKSSTNHKKLLGVSGHSGAFNSRDSMAGKLDLMAAEVKKADVVGDSSILRNEEEKYENASFPSADVPKLVVAAASPESGINKAMKESKDTSSESNSHVKSEGVNSQQSEHSAKQSSKKSSDGVSGKDDGKDDLVSSDEGSSLAAHTMSNATAKLDFDLNEGIPGDDGHQSEPTISPAICSSTVHLTGLSPFTSPVTCGLQSAPITVAAPAKGPFVPPENLLRAKPEIGWKGSAATSAFRPAEPRKILDMPATTHDIPVSHTAGKQSRPMLGFDLNVAGDQALQEDIPESSAQTTCSESGNTKSRDGSSRSAGIELDLNRADEVADNGQFMSNASHTVELPLASTRSLPGMVSNAGMNILRDFDLNSGPDLDDAVTEPVPKNLPAKNSSSIQFLQVPGLRMNNVAMSNLSPWLAPANPCGPVAIQSFLPSRGEQLYQIEAASGAQRIIASTTDSGQFGGDPCRPPVISTSPAMVFHPPAYQYAGFPSFPPTVHLQAPAFSVGSATFANSASAVPYFQTLSPTLVGPAGSLPAQHSRQYAINLAEGSSSGRDSSRKWESQGLDLNSGPGSIDLEGKDARAPLPFRQNLITPPHGFAEDQGRIYQMPVVGTKRKEPDGSWDTERSTYKQLSWQ; encoded by the exons ATGCATGGGTGGCGCGACACTGAGGGGTGCGACGGCAAGAGGCGGCGTCTTGTTCGGCTCATGTGGCCAGCGGCACGCGTAGAGGCAGAAGCTCCACCATCACCGTCAACAGCTACTACTCCTTCCCGTTTTTCTGTTCTCTCGCCTCGGACGACTTCTTATCAGctagcggcggtggcggcgcagGAGAAGGAGTGCGTCGATTCTCCCCGCCCAGTGTCCCCAGGCTCCTTTATAAAG GACGGGCGTGAGATTCAAGTTGGCGATTGTGCTCTTTTCCGGGCTGTTGATGTTCCTCCATTCATTGGATTGATACGTTGGATTGAGAAAAAGGAAGAAGGCTATCCCAGACTACGCGTTAGTTGGCTTTATAGACCTGCCGACATTAAGCTTAACAAGGGCATTCAACTGAACGCTGCACCAAACGAGATCTTCTACTCTTTCCACCAGGACGAGGCATCTGCTGTTTCCCTGCTGCACCCTTGCAAAGTTGCCTTTTTACGTAAAGGTGTTGAGCTCCCGGTTGGAATTTCTTCATTTGTATGTTGGCGTGTATACGATATTGACAACAAGTGTTTATGGTGGCTTACCGACCGAGACTATATTAAT GAACGGCAGGAAGAAGTAAATCGGCTTCTGTACAGAACAAGGCTAGAAATGCATGCTGCAGTGCAGTCCGATGGACGCTCTCCAAAGCGGCTAAATGGTTCATCAGCATCCCAGCAACTGAAGACTTCTACAGATGGTACACAGAATTGTGGTTTATCCAAGGGAAAGAAGAAGGAGAGAGTTGAGCAAGGAATTGATCCAGCTAAGCGGGATCGAGATCGTCTGCATGTTGATGATAGTGAGCCTGGAAGCAAGTTGGACGATATAAAGTCTGAAATAGCAAAGGTTGAAAAAGGTGGACTTCCAAACACAGAAGCGGTTGAAAAGCTTGTGCATCTTATGCAACTTGATCAGACTGAGCAGAGGGTAGACCTTGCTGGTCGGGTTATGCTTGCTGATGTTATTGCAGCTACAGAGAGCCCTGATTGTCTTGGCAGATTTGTGCAATCAAGGGGCCTTCCCGTGTTGGATAGTTGGCTTCAAGAGGCTCACAAAGGGAAGTCTGGCGACGGTAGTTCTAAAGAAGCAGATAAGCCTATTGATGACCTTCTCTTGGCGCTACTTCGTGCGCTAGCTAAATTGCCTATTGATCTCAGTGCACTGCAAAGTTGTAGCATTGGAAAATCTGTCAATCATCTCCGCAGCCACAAAAATTTGGAGATACAGAAGAAAGCTAAGTGTCTTGTTGAGAACTGGAAGAAACGCGTTGATGCTGAAATGAAGTCGAATGATTCGAAACCTTTAACTGGCCAATCTGCTTCCTGGCCTGGAAAAGCAGGTTTCCAAGAAATTTCAAATACTGGAAGCAAACGAGGTGGCTCAAGTGAGCACAGCCCAAAGAATGCAGCATCCACTGTTTCATCACTAAAGGTTTTGACTGATAAACCTGGGGGCACAGATGCTGTTGCAAAGTTGAATCATGTAGCTTATGTCTCTTCAAAAGGACAACATATACAACCCGGAAATGTTGCCGCCAACTTGAAGGACCAGCCCTGCAGATCAACTGGTGGTTCTGAGCTGCCTACTGTGAAAGAGGAGAAAAGTAGCAACTCGAGCCAGTCACTGAACAATAGCCATTCATGCTCTAGTGAGCCATCAAAGGATGCGAGAAGTTCAACTGCTGCTTCTGGTGGTGCTAGTAAAACTTCTGGAAGTTCTTCACGGGGCCATCAAAAGGCAACCAATGGACTTGTTTCAGGGAACCTGAAGGAAACTTCTGTGGGAAGATGTGTCTCCCTTGATCGATCTTTGCTGCCAGATAAATCATCTCCAACTGGATCAGCTTCTGAAAAAGGAGTTGACATGCCATCTGATCATGGAAATAATCATAGATTGATTGTTCGGTTTCCAAATCCTGGCCGTAGTCCTGCTAGAAGTGCAAGTGGAGGATCTTTTGAGGACACATCTGTTACTGGTGGTAGAGCATTGTCTCCTGTGGTTGCAGAGAGACATGAACAGAGTGACCGCAGAGTGAAAATGAAAACTGAAAATTCTCGGCCTCATTTAACCTCTGATGTTAATGCAGAGTCTTGGCACAGCAATGAAATTAAAGGAACTGCTGGTTCGGAGGAAGGTGAAAAATCACCATGTGCTATGTTAGATGACAACAGCAGGacacctgatgattctgttaagGATGCACATGCATCACGAGTTGTATGCTCAGCCTCATCATATATGAATGAAAAAGGCATTTGTTCAAGTGAAACCAAGGTAGGAAACTCATTCAGCCCAATGAATGCTCTGATTGAAATCAAGTACTCTGAAGCTAATCATTCCTTGCATGCTGGAGACGACACAGCAATGGATCTTCTTGCTAGTGTGGCAGGAGAAATATCTAAATCTGAATTGGTTTCCCCATCTTCACCCAGAAATTCATCTGCAAAGAAATTGGGCTGTGAGGGTGACAATGCTGGGAAGGTTAAAGTAGAAAGTGATGTGGGCCCATCACAGGATCCAGGGCCAGCAGATGCTAAGAAAGTTGTTGGTGGGAAGGAAGTGAAAATCGATTCTTGTTTGGCTGCAAATGAGGAACAACGCCAAACTGTGCCATCTCCTGAGCTAGCAGATTCAAAAGCAGTTGGATCTTCAGTCAAAATTGAAATCCATGAAGGCCGTGCAAAAAAATGCTACTCTCAACCTGATTCAGTTGATTCCAAAG GTGAAAATCGGGATGCGTGTAGACAAGGGAAAGTTGAAGATGGCTGTACAGACAAGGATGGTGCTGTGGATTCTACATTGGGTAGTCAGTGTAGGCTGGTTGTTTCCAGTAGAAATTCAAGATTCGTTCTTGCTGGAGAATCTTCATTGTCTGCTGCTGATAAACAAGCCCAGGGTTTGTTGaagtcatcaactaatcataagaAGCTTCTGGGTGTATCAGGCCACTCAGGAGCCTTTAATAGCCGTGACAGTATGGCTGGCAAATTAGATTTGATGGCTGCAGAGGTGAAAAAAGCTGATGTTGTGGGTGATAGTAGCATACTGCGGAATGAGGAGGAAAAGTATGAAAATGCTTCTTTCCCTTCGGCTGATGTTCCAAAACTAGTTGTAGCTGCAGCGTCCCCAGAAAGTGGGATTAATAAGGCGATGAAAGAATCAAAAGACACTTCAAGTGAATCCAACAGTCATGTAAAATCTGAAGGTGTCAATTCTCAGCAAAGTGAGCATAGTGCAAAGCAGAGTTCAAAAAAATCCAGTGATGGTGTGAGTGGAAAGGATGACGGAAAAGATGACCTTGTCTCATCAGATGAAGGTTCTTCTCTAGCTGCCCACACCATGTCAAATGCTACAGCAAAGCTTGACTTCGACTTGAATGAAGGAATACCTGGGGATGATGGGCATCAATCTGAGCCAACTATCTCACCTGCTATATGTTCCTCAACGGTCCATTTAACTGGGCTTTCGCCAtttacttcacctgttacatgtGGGCTTCAGTCAGCTCCAATAACAGTAGCTGCTCCAGCCAAAGGACCCTTTGTTCCTCCTGAGAACCTACTAAGAGCAAAGCCTGAGATCGGGTGGAAAGGTTCAGCAGCTACGAGTGCATTCCGCCCAGCCGAACCGAGGAAGATTTTGGATATGCCTGCCACCACACATGACATTCCAGTATCTCATACTGCTGGGAAGCAGTCTCGCCCCATGCTTGGTTTTGATTTGAATGTTGCAGGTGACCAAGCTCTACAGGAAGATATCCCAGAGAGTTCTGCACAGACTACCTGCTCTGAATCTGGAAATACGAAAAGTCGAGATGGCTCATCACGTAGTGCTggcattgagcttgatctgaacAGAGCTGATGAAGTTGCAGATAATGGCCAATTTATGTCAAATGCTTCACACACAGTTGAACTCCCATTGGCATCAACAAGGTCATTACCTGGAATGGTCTCTAATGCTGGTATGAATATCTTGAGGGACTTTGATCTTAATAGTGGACCAGACCTTGATGATGCTGTCACTGAACCTGTGCCAAAGAACCTACCTGCTAAGAATTCAAGCAGTATTCAATTCCTACAAGTTCCTGGTTTAAGGATGAATAATGTTGCCATGAGTAATTTGTCACCATGGCTTGCCCCTGCTAACCCTTGTGGTCCAGTAGCTATACAATCGTTTTTGCCTTCTAGAGGAGAACAGCTGTACCAAATTGAGGCTGCATCCGGAGCCCAGAGGATTATCGCGTCTACCACTGACAGTGGCCAATTTGGAGGTGATCCCTGCAGGCCTCCAGTTATATCAACGTCCCCAGCGATGGTTTTTCATCCGCCTGCATATCAATACGCAGGATTCCCTTCTTTTCCTCCAACTGTCCACCTTCAAGCACCTGCATTTTCAGTTGGATCAGCAACATTTGCAAATTCTGCATCTGCAGTTCCATATTTTCAAACACTCTCTCCCACTCTTGTTGGCCCAGCAGGATCATTACCTGCCCAGCATTCAAGGCAGTATGCTATAAATCTTGCTGAGGGTAGCAGCAGTGGACGTGACAGTAGTCGTAAATGGGAAAGTCAGGGCCTTGATCTTAACTCAGGCCCTGGAAGTATAGATTTAGAAGGAAAGGATGCACGGGCACCTTTACCATTCAGACAAAATTTGATCACACCCCCACATGGCTTTGCAGAAGATCAAGGAAGAATTTACCAAATGCCAGttgtaggaacaaagagaaaggaACCTGATGGCAGTTGGGACACAGAAAGGTCTACATACAAGCAATTGTCATGGCAATGA